One window of Manihot esculenta cultivar AM560-2 chromosome 17, M.esculenta_v8, whole genome shotgun sequence genomic DNA carries:
- the LOC110605559 gene encoding signal recognition particle 19 kDa protein, with product MMDGNLPNIKKWVVLYPVYINSKKTIAEGRRISVSKACENPTCAEIGDCCSYLKLPFAIEIDKAYPRDFMQVGRVRVLLKKEDGTFYNPAIPTRKQLMLHVAELVPKHHSRTKKQEPASTSGATSSKSGKGGKKKR from the exons ATGATGGATGGAAATCTGCCCAATATTAAGAAATGGGTTGTGTTGTATCCTGTTTACATAAACTCAAAGAAGACCATAGCTGAGGGCAGGCGAATTAGTGTGAGTAAAGCTTGCGAAAATCCAACTTGTGCTGAGATTGGGGATTGCTGCAGCTATCTCAAACTCCCTTTTGCTATTGAG ATTGACAAGGCCTATCCACGCGATTTCATGCAAGTAGGGAGAGTGAGGGTACTGCTGAAGAAGGAAGATGGGACCTTTTACAATCCAGCTATTCCTACTA GAAAACAGCTAATGCTACACGTTGCAGAGTTGGTGCCAAAGCATCATTCGAGGACTAAGAAGCAGGAACCTGCATCCACATCAGGTGCTACATCTTCTAAGTCTGGGAAAGGTGGAAAAAAGAAGAGATAG